In Chelmon rostratus isolate fCheRos1 chromosome 9, fCheRos1.pri, whole genome shotgun sequence, the following proteins share a genomic window:
- the LOC121612024 gene encoding 5-hydroxytryptamine receptor 4-like, with protein sequence MISMPGTNTSGNYSLTNYGSDSALFQSATINVGVLFLLLPIPIVAIMGNLFIMAAVARFQSLQTPTNAFVVSLAVADFLVAVLVMPFSLVRSIDSWHFGHCFCRAHFLLDVTFCTSSIFNLSCIALDRYIAVCDPLHYAARMSPRRVAMLLLLCWVLPLVISSLCVSLGTYTQPPLAVVSSSAQQDTQICLVSFQVPYAFATSAVTFFIPMGFMLFAYGKIFKAAQKQGRWIHAIDHRTGQLQINQSPVRTATGRRVQGRVERYSLKKEWKAIKTLGLIMGVFLLCWLPFFCVNMVHPLKGYSVSSLVLEASLWLGYANSSLNPFLYALFNKNYHHVFAVMLDCVPLGRHLRAGLDSSVFGRQAHTVVTLETISR encoded by the coding sequence ATGATTTCCATGCCAGGGACTAACACCTCAGGTAACTACAGCCTGACCAATTATGGCAGTGattctgctttatttcaaaGTGCCACTATTAACGTTGGTGTGCTGTTCCTGCTCCTGCCCATCCCCATCGTCGCCATCATGGGAAATCTTTTCATCATGGCTGCAGTGGCCCGTTTCCAAAGCCTCCAGACGCCCACCAATGCTTTCGTGGTCTCCCTGGCAGTGGCAGACTTCCTGGTTGCCGTGCTGGTGATGCCTTTTAGTCTGGTGCGGTCCATCGACAGCTGGCACTTTGGGCACTGCTTCTGCCGAGCACATTTCTTGCTCGATGTCACCTTCTGTACATCCTCCATTTTTAATCTCAGCTGCATAGCACTGGACCGGTACATAGCAGTGTGCGACCCGCTGCACTATGCTGCCCGTATGTCTCCCAGACGTGTggccatgctgctgctgctctgctgggtTCTGCCTCTGGTCATCTCCTCCCTGTGCGTCTCCCTCGGCACGTACACTCAGCCGCCTCTTGCTGTGGTCAGCAGCAGCGCGCAGCAGGATACTCAAATCTGTCTGGTCTCTTTTCAAGTCCCCTATGCCTTTGCAACCTCGGCTGTGACCTTCTTCATTCCCATGGGTTTCATGCTGTTTGCCTATGGGAAAATCTTCAAGGCTGCCCAGAAACAGGGAAGGTGGATCCATGCAATTGATCACCGTACTGGGCAGCTTCAGATTAACCAGAGCCCCGTGAGGACTGCCACCGGCAGACGAGTCCAAGGTCGTGTGGAAAGATACTCTCTGAAGAAAGAATGGAAGGCTATTAAGACTCTGGGTCTGATTATGGGGGTCTTCCTGCTCTGTTGGCTTCCTTTCTTCTGTGTGAACATGGTCCATCCTCTGAAGGGCTACAGTGTCAGCTCCCTGGTCCTGGAGGCCTCCTTGTGGCTTGGATATGCTAACTCATCTCTGAACCCTTTCCTCTATGCCTTATTTAACAAGAACTACCATCATGTATTTGCAGTCATGCTTGACTGTGTGCCTTTGGGGAGGCATTTAAGAGCAGGTTTGGACTCCTCAGTCTTTGGCAGACAAGCACATACTGTTGTTACCTTGGAGACCATTTCAAGATGA